A stretch of the Arachis stenosperma cultivar V10309 chromosome 6, arast.V10309.gnm1.PFL2, whole genome shotgun sequence genome encodes the following:
- the LOC130934509 gene encoding cytochrome P450 71A9-like, which yields MILSCSLFVFLTLLFFILTFRKSDLQRHLPPGPRRLPFIGNLHQIGELPYLSLQQLSSHHGPLMFLKLGSVPTLVVSSAEIAKEIFKNHDMAFSGRPKLYAVNRLGYNGSAMTFTPYGDYWKEIKKIVMLELLSVKRVQSFQAVRFEEVQVLFHSIALSCGSPVNLSHLKLSLTSNIVCRIAFGKRYCSNCVVWTH from the coding sequence ATGATTCTCTCTTGCTCCCTCTTTGTTTTCCTTACACTACTCTTTTTCATCTTAACATTTAGAAAATCAGATCTACAAAGACACCTTCCTCCAGGCCCACGGAGACTACCATTCATCGGCAACCTTCACCAAATTGGTGAGCTCCCCTATCTATCACTTCAACAATTGTCAAGTCATCATGGGCCACTCATGTTCTTGAAGTTGGGTTCTGTTCCTACTTTGGTGGTCTCCTCGGCCGAGATAGCCAAAGAGATCTTCAAGAACCATGACATGGCTTTCTCCGGCCGCCCCAAACTTTATGCCGTGAACCGTTTGGGATACAACGGTTCAGCTATGACTTTCACTCCTTACGGTGACTACTGGAAGGAAATAAAGAAAATTGTGATGTTGGAGTTACTGAGTGTAAAGAGGGTTCAATCTTTTCAAGCTGTGAGGTTTGAAGAGGTTCAAGTTCTCTTCCATTCCATAGCACTTTCCTGCGGTAGTCCTGTTAACCTAAGCCACTTGAAGCTTTCTCTTACCAGTAATATTGTTTGTCGGATTGCATTCGGCAAAAGGTATTGTTCAAATTGTGTTGTTTGGACacattaa